One Deltaproteobacteria bacterium genomic region harbors:
- a CDS encoding glycosyltransferase family 2 protein — MTVSIIIPCFNERLTIEKAIEAICTAPIPGKEIIVVDDCSTDGTKEILANKIGSHVDRIIYHERNQGKGAALRSGIAAATKDIVIIQDADLEYDPQEYPILLEPFIQGRADVVYGSRFMGGGSHRVLYFWHRIGNWILTTLSNMFTNINLTDMETCYKAFRREIIQSIKIEEDRFGFEAEITAKVSKMGLRIYEVGISYYGRTYAEGKKIGWKDGLRAIYCILKYNLFR, encoded by the coding sequence TTGACAGTTAGCATCATCATTCCGTGTTTCAATGAACGGCTTACCATTGAAAAAGCAATCGAGGCCATTTGCACAGCTCCAATTCCCGGCAAAGAAATTATCGTGGTCGATGATTGCTCTACGGATGGTACCAAAGAGATTTTGGCGAATAAAATTGGTTCGCATGTCGATCGGATTATTTACCATGAAAGAAATCAAGGGAAAGGAGCGGCTTTACGTTCGGGAATTGCCGCGGCCACAAAGGATATCGTGATTATCCAGGATGCCGACCTGGAATATGACCCCCAGGAATATCCGATTCTGCTGGAGCCGTTTATTCAGGGAAGGGCGGATGTTGTCTATGGCTCGAGGTTTATGGGGGGGGGATCCCATCGGGTCCTTTATTTTTGGCACCGAATAGGCAACTGGATTTTGACTACCCTTTCCAACATGTTTACCAACATCAACCTTACCGACATGGAAACCTGTTATAAAGCATTTCGCCGGGAAATTATCCAATCGATCAAAATTGAAGAAGACCGCTTTGGCTTTGAGGCAGAAATCACCGCTAAAGTATCCAAAATGGGGCTACGGATCTATGAAGTCGGCATTTCATACTATGGCAGAACTTATGCCGAGGGGAAAAAAATTGGCTGGAAAGACGGTTTAAGGGCCATCTATTGCATTTTAAAATATAACTTGTTTCGTTAA
- a CDS encoding DUF6175 family protein yields MKKITLTGSLIVLFFLAWNVGASGQEVQTITTKGEGWFEGSDTLIGKDRAIKDALVKAVEQAVGIMVSSETRVQNFQLLNDEIFTKTEGYVQNYKILNENQGRNVYEVTIQASVATGPIKEKLDALGLLLRQVGKPRIMILVAEQNIGKQHYHYWWGYQRGEQADLTITENTIMDRFREKGFDFVDHQAQSKNIKVASAYQVAELNDRAAITLGKQADAEVVIVGKALAKSIGPVAGTAMKSVQANVSLRAIQTDTGGVLSSGSEHAAAVHIDEVTGGVEALKKASAKISEKMMDDIIKNFQKRVGATTLVQVIVNGLSGPEDLRKFKNMLQGQVRGVEGIYERSFTGNVAKIEIDLKGSAQSLSDEIGRKNFKEFAVKVLSTTWNTIEINVTPK; encoded by the coding sequence TTGAAAAAAATTACTTTGACGGGATCATTGATCGTGCTCTTTTTTCTGGCCTGGAATGTTGGGGCCAGCGGCCAGGAAGTCCAGACCATTACGACCAAAGGAGAGGGGTGGTTTGAAGGAAGCGACACCTTGATCGGGAAAGATCGAGCGATTAAAGATGCCCTGGTAAAAGCGGTAGAACAGGCCGTAGGAATAATGGTTTCGTCCGAGACCCGGGTTCAAAATTTTCAACTGCTGAATGACGAAATCTTTACCAAGACCGAAGGATATGTTCAAAACTATAAGATCCTCAATGAAAACCAGGGAAGAAATGTTTACGAGGTTACCATACAGGCCTCGGTGGCCACCGGTCCCATAAAAGAAAAATTAGATGCTTTAGGTCTACTCCTGAGGCAAGTGGGCAAACCGAGGATTATGATCCTGGTTGCCGAACAAAATATCGGGAAACAGCATTATCATTATTGGTGGGGATACCAGCGGGGGGAGCAAGCGGATCTAACCATCACCGAAAATACGATCATGGACCGTTTTCGGGAGAAGGGGTTCGACTTTGTAGACCACCAGGCTCAATCGAAAAACATAAAGGTGGCCTCAGCCTACCAAGTTGCCGAACTGAATGATCGTGCCGCCATTACTTTAGGTAAGCAAGCCGACGCCGAAGTCGTTATCGTGGGAAAGGCTCTGGCCAAGTCGATTGGACCTGTGGCCGGGACGGCAATGAAATCGGTGCAGGCCAATGTCTCTTTACGGGCTATTCAAACGGACACTGGAGGGGTTCTTTCCTCAGGGTCCGAACATGCGGCTGCCGTTCATATCGACGAAGTCACTGGCGGCGTGGAAGCTTTAAAAAAAGCGAGTGCCAAGATTTCCGAAAAAATGATGGACGACATCATTAAAAATTTTCAAAAGCGCGTCGGGGCCACGACCCTTGTCCAGGTCATTGTCAACGGTCTTTCTGGCCCAGAGGACCTGCGCAAATTTAAAAATATGCTCCAAGGGCAGGTCCGGGGAGTGGAAGGGATTTACGAGCGTAGTTTCACGGGAAATGTGGCTAAAATAGAGATAGATCTCAAGGGCAGCGCTCAATCCCTTTCCGATGAAATAGGCCGGAAAAATTTTAAAGAGTTCGCCGTCAAAGTTCTCAGTACTACCTGGAATACCATCGAAATTAATGTAACCCCTAAATGA
- a CDS encoding UpxY family transcription antiterminator, whose amino-acid sequence MENNLIYWYCLYTRSRHEDAVYQRLTDKKIHTFLPKLEVWSRRKDRRKKIQKALFSGYLFVYENLTHHIWLEILKTPGVVKILGNEEGPMPIPEIQIESIRTILNGKAAVSPFPYLKEGQRVRVVDGPLKDCEGFLVKIKEDRERLIISIDLLKRSVSVEIEGASVEPVQ is encoded by the coding sequence ATGGAAAATAATCTAATATACTGGTATTGTTTATATACGCGCAGCCGCCATGAAGATGCTGTATATCAACGGTTAACCGATAAGAAAATCCATACGTTTCTCCCTAAATTGGAAGTTTGGAGCAGGCGGAAGGATCGGCGGAAAAAGATTCAGAAGGCCCTTTTTTCAGGATATTTGTTCGTGTATGAAAATCTTACCCATCACATTTGGCTGGAAATATTGAAGACGCCGGGAGTCGTGAAAATATTGGGGAACGAAGAAGGTCCGATGCCTATTCCGGAAATCCAAATCGAATCCATCCGGACGATTCTAAACGGGAAGGCGGCCGTTTCTCCTTTTCCTTATTTGAAAGAAGGGCAGCGAGTCCGGGTCGTCGATGGGCCTTTGAAAGACTGCGAAGGCTTTCTGGTAAAAATCAAGGAGGACAGAGAAAGGCTGATTATCTCCATTGACCTTCTGAAAAGATCGGTTTCGGTAGAAATCGAAGGAGCCAGCGTGGAACCGGTTCAATAA
- the miaA gene encoding tRNA (adenosine(37)-N6)-dimethylallyltransferase MiaA, with protein MEKPKIVAIVGPTASGKSFLALQLARRFKGEIISADSVQIYRGLTIGTAKPSLEQRRQIPHHLIDILGPDENYSAALFRQQADEIIRELHKKQIPIVVVGGTGLYLKVLTRGLFHGPPSNPKLRLALHKRAETEGSIGLHRELQRLDAEAALKIHPRDTLRIVRAMEVFYQINRPISDFQREHGFQEKPYEVFKVGLTCAKEELYRRIEARTDEMIKMGWVEEVKILLNQGYPPGLKTLQSLGYKHIVSYLTGKITLQEAIRLIKRDTRRYAKRQLTWFKIDPEINWYPANQEIFPVIEKKVEEFYHKAQTSEDSIIP; from the coding sequence ATGGAAAAACCCAAAATCGTTGCCATCGTGGGACCAACCGCATCGGGGAAGTCGTTTTTAGCCCTTCAACTGGCCCGGCGTTTTAAAGGAGAAATTATAAGTGCAGATTCGGTTCAGATTTACCGGGGTCTAACTATCGGAACAGCCAAACCTTCCCTGGAGCAACGACGCCAGATCCCCCATCATCTCATTGATATTCTAGGCCCAGATGAGAATTATAGCGCCGCCTTGTTTCGCCAGCAGGCCGACGAAATTATCCGTGAACTGCATAAAAAGCAAATTCCAATAGTGGTCGTCGGGGGAACCGGCCTCTACCTGAAAGTTTTGACTCGCGGCCTTTTTCATGGGCCACCTTCCAACCCCAAGCTACGATTAGCTCTCCATAAAAGAGCTGAAACAGAAGGAAGCATTGGCCTTCATCGAGAACTCCAAAGGTTAGATGCCGAGGCGGCTTTAAAAATCCACCCGCGGGATACTTTGCGCATTGTCCGGGCTATGGAAGTTTTTTACCAGATCAACCGGCCTATTTCTGACTTTCAGCGTGAACACGGGTTTCAGGAAAAACCTTATGAAGTTTTTAAAGTTGGGCTCACTTGCGCGAAGGAAGAATTATATAGACGGATTGAGGCTCGTACCGATGAAATGATCAAGATGGGATGGGTGGAGGAAGTCAAAATCCTTTTGAATCAAGGTTACCCCCCAGGTCTAAAAACTCTTCAGTCCCTTGGATATAAACATATCGTCTCCTATCTAACCGGGAAGATTACCCTTCAAGAAGCGATTCGTTTAATCAAACGAGACACCCGCCGATACGCCAAACGGCAGCTCACTTGGTTTAAAATTGACCCCGAAATCAATTGGTATCCGGCCAATCAGGAAATTTTCCCGGTCATCGAAAAGAAGGTAGAAGAGTTTTACCACAAAGCGCAAACAAGCGAGGACAGTATCATTCCGTGA
- the rfbD gene encoding dTDP-4-dehydrorhamnose reductase, protein MKVLVFGARGMLGKDLVPALSVKHQVLARDIEDLNIADQQRGQKEIETMRPQVVVNAAAYTDVDGCEANRELAFSVNAEGARNIAAGCTVSNAKMIHLSTDYVFDGTSPAPYREEDPPNPLNVYGASKLQGERQIREVLENHLIIRTAWLYGHHGKNFVDTILRLAAQQEELRVVNDQRGAPTFTKDLSWAIEKLLEKEAKGILHITNSGSCTWFEFAHQILKEKNIDNGSIVPISSAALTRPAKRPANSVLDCHRFENLVGQKMRTWEETLKEYLA, encoded by the coding sequence ATGAAAGTTTTGGTATTCGGTGCCCGGGGAATGCTGGGGAAAGACCTTGTTCCAGCCCTGTCAGTGAAACATCAAGTTTTGGCCCGGGACATAGAAGATTTGAACATTGCGGATCAACAGCGGGGACAAAAAGAGATCGAAACCATGCGCCCGCAGGTTGTGGTCAATGCGGCAGCCTACACCGATGTGGATGGGTGCGAGGCCAATAGAGAGTTAGCTTTTTCTGTTAATGCAGAAGGAGCCAGGAATATAGCCGCTGGATGTACAGTCAGTAATGCCAAAATGATCCATCTGAGCACCGATTATGTATTCGATGGAACATCCCCTGCCCCTTACCGAGAAGAAGACCCTCCAAATCCCCTGAATGTTTATGGTGCCTCCAAGCTGCAGGGAGAACGACAAATTCGAGAGGTTTTAGAGAATCATCTAATCATCCGCACGGCATGGCTATATGGCCACCATGGGAAAAACTTTGTGGACACCATCCTTCGGTTGGCAGCTCAACAGGAAGAACTGCGAGTGGTGAATGACCAACGGGGAGCCCCGACATTTACCAAAGACCTGAGTTGGGCCATTGAGAAATTATTGGAGAAAGAGGCGAAGGGAATCCTGCATATCACCAACTCCGGCTCCTGCACCTGGTTTGAGTTTGCTCACCAAATTCTCAAAGAGAAGAACATAGACAACGGTTCAATCGTTCCAATCTCCTCGGCTGCATTAACCCGTCCTGCCAAGCGCCCGGCGAATTCTGTACTCGACTGCCATCGCTTCGAAAACCTCGTGGGTCAGAAGATGAGGACCTGGGAAGAGACTTTGAAAGAATATCTCGCTTGA
- a CDS encoding LPP20 family lipoprotein, which produces MKKDGWIIGVFSAAFLVMTLFSSAWSQQPLIQTIGSGEINWAEQIVRASGSGAPNPDAPNIAAARLGAERAAKADALRNILETVKGVRIDSQTLVVNAMTQSDVIRTQVQGLVRGARVVNTRYLSDGAVEVTVEIPMAGPLTQTVLPPTSFGTQSVPKEGSAVYTGVVFDSRGLSIRPAMAPKVLDEDGREVYGSAFVSAEWAAKYGIVGYVKDLDAAKKNDRVAANPLVVKAVKISGSGGSDLVISNADAQGLKDMSKNLSFLEQCRVLVVVD; this is translated from the coding sequence ATGAAAAAAGACGGATGGATAATAGGGGTTTTTAGCGCCGCGTTTCTTGTAATGACACTCTTTTCTTCCGCTTGGTCTCAACAGCCTCTGATCCAGACGATTGGCAGTGGGGAGATTAATTGGGCTGAACAAATTGTTCGAGCCTCAGGGAGCGGGGCTCCGAATCCCGATGCCCCCAACATCGCCGCGGCCAGATTAGGGGCTGAGCGAGCCGCGAAGGCTGATGCTTTAAGGAACATTTTGGAAACAGTCAAGGGGGTACGAATTGATTCGCAGACGTTGGTTGTTAACGCGATGACCCAAAGCGATGTCATCCGTACCCAGGTCCAAGGACTTGTGAGGGGAGCAAGGGTAGTAAATACCCGCTACCTCTCTGACGGCGCAGTGGAAGTGACCGTGGAGATTCCCATGGCGGGTCCACTAACCCAGACTGTTTTGCCACCCACTTCCTTCGGGACCCAAAGCGTCCCCAAGGAAGGAAGTGCCGTTTATACGGGGGTGGTTTTTGACTCTCGTGGGTTGAGCATTCGCCCGGCCATGGCCCCCAAAGTTCTTGACGAAGACGGAAGGGAAGTCTACGGTTCAGCATTTGTATCCGCGGAGTGGGCCGCGAAATATGGAATCGTTGGGTATGTGAAAGATCTGGATGCCGCCAAGAAAAATGACCGGGTAGCAGCCAATCCTCTTGTAGTAAAAGCTGTAAAAATTAGCGGGTCTGGAGGAAGCGATCTTGTCATCAGCAACGCCGATGCCCAAGGATTGAAAGATATGTCGAAAAACCTAAGTTTCTTGGAACAATGCCGGGTGCTCGTAGTAGTCGATTAA
- a CDS encoding cupin domain-containing protein: MKATSKIERVEKPWGYELIWAKTEKYAAKILHLEKGKRLSYQYHQKKDEAMFVISGKLLVELEGEGGEKTLSHLKSGECLHIPALTRHRLTAIEDSDIFEVSTPELDDVVRLEDDHGRK; encoded by the coding sequence ATGAAAGCAACCTCGAAAATAGAACGGGTGGAGAAACCCTGGGGCTACGAGCTCATATGGGCAAAAACCGAAAAGTATGCTGCAAAAATCCTGCACCTTGAAAAGGGCAAGCGGTTAAGTTACCAGTATCATCAGAAAAAGGATGAAGCCATGTTCGTAATCTCGGGAAAACTTCTTGTCGAGCTGGAAGGGGAGGGGGGAGAAAAAACGTTATCGCACCTGAAATCCGGGGAGTGCCTTCACATTCCAGCTTTAACCCGCCATCGCCTCACGGCGATCGAAGATTCTGACATTTTTGAGGTTTCCACTCCAGAACTCGATGATGTTGTACGCCTTGAGGATGATCACGGTCGGAAGTAG
- a CDS encoding GDP-mannose 4,6-dehydratase, protein MKRALITGITGQDGSYLSELLLAKGYEVHGIVRRSAIEDPEHRMSRIKPILPQLKIHSGSIESFASIFNVIKEINPDECYHLAAQSFVAYSFEDEFSTLMTNIDGTHHVLSAVKQVVPSCRFYFAASSEMFGNAEPPQNENTNFQPRSAYGISKLTGYHLVRNYREAYGMFAVNGILFNHESPRRGFEFVTRKISSYAVRIKLGLAKDLKMGNLEAKRDWGHSKDYVNAMWMMLQTGNPEDYVIGTGESHSVREFVQIAFDHLGLDYQKFVTTDPQYYRPAEIYDLVADASKARKKLGWKNNYQFVDLVKEMVESDLEFLKRGPM, encoded by the coding sequence ATGAAACGTGCTTTGATAACGGGTATAACTGGCCAAGATGGGAGTTATTTATCTGAGTTACTTCTGGCGAAGGGCTATGAAGTTCACGGCATTGTTCGGCGATCGGCCATTGAAGACCCAGAGCATCGCATGTCGAGGATTAAACCTATATTGCCCCAACTAAAAATCCATTCAGGATCGATTGAAAGTTTTGCCAGTATCTTCAATGTGATTAAGGAAATAAATCCTGATGAATGTTACCACCTCGCCGCTCAAAGTTTCGTGGCCTACTCCTTCGAAGATGAATTTTCGACTCTCATGACCAATATCGACGGAACCCATCATGTTCTCTCGGCCGTCAAACAAGTTGTACCTTCATGCCGCTTTTATTTCGCGGCTTCCAGTGAAATGTTTGGCAATGCCGAACCACCCCAGAATGAAAATACGAATTTTCAGCCGAGATCGGCCTATGGAATATCAAAGTTAACTGGATATCATTTGGTGAGAAACTATCGTGAGGCTTATGGCATGTTTGCCGTTAATGGAATCCTTTTCAATCATGAATCCCCCCGGAGGGGCTTTGAATTCGTTACCCGCAAAATATCTTCTTATGCGGTAAGGATCAAACTCGGATTGGCCAAGGATCTTAAAATGGGAAATTTGGAAGCCAAACGAGATTGGGGTCATTCCAAAGATTACGTAAACGCCATGTGGATGATGTTACAAACAGGTAATCCAGAAGATTATGTAATCGGGACCGGAGAGAGTCACTCAGTTCGAGAATTTGTACAGATTGCCTTTGATCATTTGGGTTTAGATTATCAGAAGTTTGTGACCACAGACCCCCAATATTACCGGCCGGCTGAAATCTATGATCTTGTCGCTGATGCTTCCAAGGCGAGAAAAAAACTCGGGTGGAAAAATAATTATCAATTTGTTGATTTGGTTAAAGAAATGGTCGAAAGTGATCTCGAATTCCTTAAACGAGGGCCCATGTGA
- the mutL gene encoding DNA mismatch repair endonuclease MutL, producing MGKIKALSPEVISKIAAGEVVERPASVVKELMENSLDAGSREIKIEIQAGGKKLIRVSDDGEGMTPEDAQSAIQRYSTSKIESAEDLFAIQSFGFRGEALAAIASVSKMKIITRKENTLAGMEINIEGGETKESKEVGCPLGTSVEVRDLFFNIPARLKFLKSQGTELSHIGELVSKIALANPQTHFQFIHDGKLLANYPIRENLTSRLAEALGRETAEKLYFFQFKNGGVEIHGYAGEPGLTRPNARGIYLFVNRRPIRDRLLSHAVLEAYRNLISKDRYPVTILFVQVHPSDVDVNVHPSKWEVKFADSETVHRYVLLGVRRLLEKTPWLKEQGEWKELKEIPGVYIPPQAKTTSPLSQESFGEGAWGKKESISQIPFLGQIDKTYLLFESSEGLTLVDQHAAHERILWERLWQEFSSGTIHRQSLLFPEIVELSFSEAKAAEEHLLELGKMGFEVEPSGGRTFWVKAVPEILASREPIQALKEMIEQISSWGREADLHTSFDPLIKMMACRGAVPAFQDMNEQEAATLLDDLQKCVSPSRCPHGRPTLLKITIADLEKMFGRR from the coding sequence ATGGGCAAAATAAAGGCATTATCTCCAGAAGTCATCTCCAAAATCGCCGCCGGGGAAGTTGTCGAAAGACCCGCGTCGGTGGTGAAAGAATTAATGGAGAACTCTCTGGACGCTGGAAGCAGAGAGATCAAAATAGAGATTCAGGCCGGGGGGAAAAAACTGATTCGCGTGTCCGATGACGGCGAAGGAATGACCCCAGAAGATGCCCAATCTGCTATCCAACGATACTCCACCAGCAAGATTGAGAGTGCCGAAGATTTGTTTGCCATCCAATCTTTTGGTTTTCGAGGAGAAGCCCTCGCCGCGATTGCCTCCGTCTCCAAAATGAAAATCATTACGAGAAAAGAAAACACCTTAGCGGGCATGGAAATCAACATCGAGGGCGGTGAGACAAAAGAGTCGAAAGAGGTCGGTTGCCCCCTCGGGACCTCGGTAGAGGTGCGCGATTTATTCTTCAACATTCCGGCCCGCCTAAAATTCTTAAAATCCCAGGGCACTGAACTAAGCCATATAGGAGAATTGGTGTCCAAGATCGCTTTGGCCAACCCGCAAACCCACTTTCAATTCATCCACGACGGAAAGCTCCTGGCTAACTATCCAATCCGGGAAAATTTAACTTCCCGCTTGGCCGAAGCTCTGGGCCGTGAAACTGCAGAGAAGTTGTATTTTTTCCAGTTTAAGAACGGAGGGGTGGAAATCCATGGATATGCGGGAGAGCCGGGATTAACTCGACCGAATGCCCGGGGAATTTATCTCTTTGTCAACCGGCGGCCCATTCGCGACCGTTTACTCTCCCATGCGGTCCTTGAAGCCTATCGCAACCTAATTTCCAAAGACCGATATCCTGTAACGATCCTATTTGTACAAGTCCATCCCTCTGACGTTGACGTTAATGTTCACCCGAGCAAGTGGGAAGTCAAATTCGCTGACTCCGAAACAGTCCATCGCTATGTGCTCCTGGGTGTAAGGCGATTATTGGAAAAAACCCCTTGGCTCAAGGAGCAGGGAGAATGGAAAGAGTTAAAAGAAATTCCAGGGGTGTATATCCCGCCCCAAGCGAAAACCACAAGCCCTTTGAGCCAAGAATCCTTTGGGGAAGGAGCATGGGGAAAAAAAGAATCCATTTCCCAGATTCCGTTCCTGGGACAAATCGATAAAACTTACCTCCTCTTTGAATCATCCGAAGGATTAACCCTTGTCGATCAACATGCTGCCCATGAAAGGATATTATGGGAAAGGCTCTGGCAGGAATTTTCTTCGGGGACAATCCACCGGCAGTCACTCCTTTTCCCGGAAATCGTCGAGCTCTCTTTTAGTGAAGCCAAAGCCGCTGAAGAGCACCTGTTAGAATTGGGAAAAATGGGCTTTGAAGTAGAACCCTCCGGAGGGAGGACTTTCTGGGTGAAAGCCGTGCCCGAAATATTAGCATCCCGAGAGCCTATTCAAGCCCTAAAGGAAATGATCGAACAGATTTCTTCCTGGGGAAGAGAAGCTGATCTCCACACTTCCTTTGATCCTCTGATTAAAATGATGGCCTGCCGGGGGGCAGTTCCGGCTTTCCAGGACATGAATGAACAGGAAGCCGCCACCCTTTTAGACGACCTGCAAAAATGTGTTTCTCCTTCCCGCTGCCCTCACGGTAGGCCCACCTTGTTGAAAATCACCATTGCCGACCTGGAGAAAATGTTCGGAAGGAGATAA